Proteins encoded in a region of the Anoxybacillus amylolyticus genome:
- a CDS encoding FecCD family ABC transporter permease — protein sequence MLENSTKRFVGLLLLVLTFFISMGMSIIYGYTDTSYQTAIEALMNKGISNEHLVINTVRLPRALIGAAVGASLAMAGALMQALTKNPLASPGIFGINAGAGFLIVLCVTFFQVSSLYMFSLLALIGAALAAIIVFIISSVGKEGMTPIKLTLAGTAVATLFASLTQGLLVANEKALEEVLFWLAGSVSGRKLEMLTSVLPYFLIAWVGSFLLASKINIIMLGDDVAKGLGQRTNFVKLIMAIFIVLLAGSSVAVAGPIGFIGIIVPHIARAFVGNDHRWLLPYCAFIGGSLLNFADIGARYILMPQEVPVGIMTAFIGVPFFIYVARRGILK from the coding sequence ATGTTAGAAAACAGTACAAAACGGTTTGTTGGACTGCTTTTACTTGTACTTACATTTTTTATTAGTATGGGGATGAGCATCATTTATGGCTACACAGATACAAGCTACCAAACGGCAATCGAGGCGCTGATGAATAAAGGTATTTCTAATGAACATCTTGTTATTAATACGGTTCGTTTGCCACGTGCCCTCATCGGCGCAGCTGTTGGGGCAAGTTTAGCCATGGCAGGGGCACTGATGCAGGCTTTAACTAAAAATCCCCTCGCTTCGCCTGGAATTTTTGGAATTAATGCAGGGGCGGGGTTTCTAATTGTGTTATGTGTAACCTTCTTTCAAGTTAGTTCCCTTTATATGTTCTCATTGCTTGCTTTAATTGGCGCTGCGCTTGCAGCGATCATTGTATTTATCATCAGCTCAGTTGGAAAAGAAGGGATGACCCCGATTAAATTAACATTAGCAGGAACGGCCGTAGCGACACTTTTTGCTTCTTTGACACAAGGGCTATTAGTGGCAAATGAAAAAGCATTAGAAGAAGTGTTGTTTTGGCTGGCAGGTTCTGTTTCAGGACGAAAGTTAGAGATGTTAACTTCTGTTCTTCCTTACTTTCTCATTGCGTGGGTTGGGTCTTTTTTATTAGCTTCAAAGATCAACATTATCATGCTAGGAGACGATGTAGCAAAAGGATTGGGACAACGTACCAACTTTGTCAAGTTAATTATGGCTATTTTTATTGTTTTGTTAGCAGGGAGTTCTGTGGCAGTAGCTGGGCCAATAGGTTTTATAGGAATTATTGTTCCCCATATTGCTCGAGCATTTGTCGGGAATGATCATCGTTGGTTGTTGCCGTATTGTGCGTTCATTGGGGGAAGCCTCTTGAACTTTGCCGACATTGGAGCTCGGTATATATTAATGCCGCAAGAAGTGCCTGTCGGAATTATGACGGCATTTATCGGGGTTCCATTTTTTATTTATGTTGCCCGTAGGGGGATTTTAAAATGA
- a CDS encoding IS1380 family transposase → MKDFPIRFVWTDEAITPSAGLALVGYLLHQTKLDKRLNVLRLPQVRRDVHISHGDVIRSMIGLLATGKTDFDHIEAYRHDDLFATSLGIEHVPSSPTLRQRLDQLACLPMTDTILWEESMRLLRRRQATLSPCWTKQKTTWVPLDLDGSPFDNSDTKKEGVSRTYKGFDGFTPLFAYAGKEGYIVHAELRPGKQHVQDGMPSFLTTAIHRARALTSSRLLVRMDAGNDAEANVRVCLEEGVDFVIKRNLRRESKALWFQIASQKGKRTDDSTEGVQTYELCLPQTMTIDGNTHTYFQVTQVTERTMERNGQLLFVPDYEVESYWVRLEGYDHMHMQDILALYHDHATCEQFHSELKSDLDLERLPSGKMKTNALVLVIGALVYNLLRLIGQDILSDPRHPLHHKVRRRRIKTIIQTVITMAGRLVRRSRQIWMKLTRRSGYSEPLLNVYMKWREGR, encoded by the coding sequence ATGAAAGATTTTCCGATTCGGTTTGTATGGACAGATGAAGCGATCACCCCAAGTGCTGGGCTTGCCCTCGTTGGCTACTTGCTTCATCAAACGAAACTCGACAAACGGTTAAACGTCCTTCGGCTTCCGCAGGTGCGCCGAGATGTTCACATCTCTCATGGTGATGTCATTCGCTCGATGATCGGTTTGCTTGCCACAGGAAAAACGGATTTCGATCATATCGAAGCGTATCGTCATGATGATCTATTTGCGACATCGCTGGGCATCGAACACGTGCCTTCCTCTCCGACTTTACGGCAGCGACTGGATCAGCTCGCCTGTCTTCCGATGACAGACACGATTCTTTGGGAGGAATCGATGCGCCTATTGAGGCGACGACAAGCGACCTTGTCCCCTTGTTGGACAAAACAAAAGACGACATGGGTTCCCCTGGATTTAGATGGCTCCCCGTTTGACAACTCCGACACGAAAAAGGAAGGAGTCAGTCGGACGTATAAAGGATTTGACGGCTTTACGCCATTGTTTGCGTATGCAGGAAAAGAAGGATATATCGTCCACGCGGAGCTGCGCCCAGGAAAACAACACGTACAAGATGGAATGCCGTCGTTTTTAACCACTGCCATCCATCGGGCACGTGCGCTCACCTCATCTCGTCTGCTTGTTCGCATGGATGCAGGAAACGATGCAGAAGCGAATGTGCGCGTGTGCCTCGAAGAAGGCGTGGATTTTGTCATCAAACGGAACTTGCGCCGAGAATCGAAAGCCCTTTGGTTTCAAATCGCTTCGCAAAAAGGCAAGCGCACGGACGACTCCACGGAAGGGGTGCAAACATACGAGCTATGCCTTCCGCAAACGATGACGATCGATGGAAACACGCATACGTACTTCCAAGTCACCCAAGTGACCGAACGGACGATGGAACGAAATGGACAGTTGCTTTTCGTTCCTGATTACGAAGTCGAAAGCTATTGGGTGCGCTTAGAAGGGTATGACCACATGCATATGCAAGATATACTCGCGTTGTACCACGACCATGCGACATGCGAGCAGTTTCATAGCGAACTCAAGAGCGATCTCGATTTAGAGCGACTTCCGTCTGGGAAGATGAAAACGAATGCGCTCGTTTTGGTCATCGGGGCATTGGTTTACAATCTTCTTCGTCTGATCGGGCAAGACATATTAAGCGATCCACGCCATCCGTTACATCACAAAGTGAGACGCCGCCGCATCAAGACGATCATTCAGACAGTGATCACGATGGCAGGGCGACTCGTACGCCGATCGCGACAGATATGGATGAAGTTGACGCGAAGGAGTGGCTATAGCGAGCCGCTTCTGAACGTTTACATGAAATGGAGAGAAGGAAGGTAA
- a CDS encoding 5'-3' exonuclease, translating to MEREHLLLIDGMALLFRSFYATAPRWMVNSRGVPTNAVYGVVKHIEAATNILRPTHVVCCWDMGSTTFRTEWFPDYKANRGEPPHELIPQFDLAKEAVAMLGIPNIGVLSAEADDCIGSFVKQYREHMQISIITGDRDLFQLLSEHVTVYLLAKGIGNYEAYTLERFIQEKGIQPQQLIDVKALMGDPSDNYPGVRGIGEKQAFKLIQQYGSIEGVLGNLANLTKAQQQKITTHLDLLHLSRKLAAIHCDIPIQLELEEAKWHDERKRFAEVLEAIR from the coding sequence ATGGAACGAGAACATTTACTATTAATCGACGGAATGGCGTTATTGTTTCGGTCGTTTTATGCGACAGCGCCGAGATGGATGGTGAATAGCCGTGGGGTGCCGACGAATGCGGTATATGGGGTAGTAAAGCATATCGAAGCGGCGACCAATATACTTCGACCGACGCATGTCGTTTGTTGCTGGGACATGGGGAGTACGACGTTTCGCACCGAATGGTTTCCAGACTATAAGGCAAATCGTGGCGAGCCGCCGCATGAATTAATTCCACAGTTTGATTTAGCAAAAGAAGCCGTTGCGATGCTTGGTATTCCGAATATCGGTGTGCTTAGTGCGGAGGCGGACGACTGCATCGGTTCGTTCGTCAAGCAATATCGCGAACATATGCAAATTTCTATTATTACAGGAGACCGCGATTTATTTCAGCTTCTTTCCGAGCATGTCACCGTCTATTTGTTGGCAAAAGGCATCGGCAACTACGAGGCGTATACGCTCGAACGCTTTATTCAAGAAAAAGGGATTCAGCCACAGCAGCTTATTGATGTGAAAGCGCTGATGGGTGATCCGAGCGACAATTACCCAGGTGTACGTGGCATTGGAGAAAAACAGGCGTTTAAACTCATTCAACAATACGGTTCGATTGAAGGAGTCCTCGGGAATTTAGCAAACTTAACAAAAGCACAGCAACAAAAAATAACAACACATCTCGACTTGCTTCATTTATCGCGCAAACTCGCAGCCATTCATTGTGACATTCCGATTCAATTAGAGTTGGAAGAGGCGAAATGGCATGATGAGCGTAAGCGGTTTGCGGAAGTGTTAGAAGCGATTCGGTAA
- a CDS encoding ABC transporter substrate-binding protein — protein MKKFSFMLAMMIVLLFVLSACNGSSEKTTTKQDEKKTEKPVSYTVEHAMGTTEIKSTPKRVVILTNEGTEALLALGIKPVGAVKSWLGDPWYDHIKDQMDDVKEIGTESEPSLEAIASLKPDLIIGNKLRQEKIYEQLNAIAPTVFSETLKGNWKENFMLYAKAVNKEEKGKEIMSAYDQRIEALKAKLGDKLQMKVSIVRFMAGDVRIYHKDSFSGVILDQLGFARPESQNINDFAEKGVTKERIPAMDGDILFYFTYEEGDGAATKVEDEWINDPLFKNLNVAKQGKVYKVSDAIWNTAGGVLAANYMLDDIEKYFLNQ, from the coding sequence ATGAAAAAATTTTCTTTTATGCTGGCAATGATGATTGTTCTTCTTTTCGTTCTCAGCGCTTGCAACGGTTCGAGCGAAAAAACAACTACAAAACAGGATGAAAAGAAAACAGAAAAACCTGTAAGTTATACAGTCGAGCATGCGATGGGCACAACCGAAATAAAAAGTACACCTAAACGCGTTGTTATTTTAACGAACGAAGGAACAGAAGCTTTATTAGCATTAGGTATAAAACCAGTCGGTGCTGTTAAATCGTGGCTTGGAGATCCTTGGTATGATCATATTAAAGATCAAATGGATGACGTAAAGGAGATTGGAACAGAAAGTGAGCCAAGTTTAGAAGCAATCGCTTCATTAAAGCCAGACTTAATTATTGGTAACAAATTGCGCCAAGAAAAAATTTATGAGCAATTAAACGCTATTGCTCCAACTGTTTTTTCTGAAACGTTAAAAGGAAACTGGAAAGAAAACTTCATGCTCTATGCAAAAGCAGTCAATAAAGAAGAGAAAGGAAAAGAAATCATGTCCGCGTACGACCAACGTATTGAAGCTCTAAAAGCGAAGTTAGGAGACAAGCTACAGATGAAAGTTTCCATCGTCCGCTTTATGGCTGGAGACGTACGCATTTATCACAAAGACTCCTTCTCTGGTGTTATTTTAGATCAACTAGGATTTGCACGCCCTGAGTCACAAAACATCAACGATTTTGCGGAAAAAGGGGTAACAAAAGAACGAATTCCGGCAATGGATGGCGATATTCTCTTTTATTTTACATATGAAGAAGGAGACGGAGCAGCTACAAAAGTAGAAGATGAATGGATTAACGATCCGCTTTTCAAAAATTTAAACGTAGCGAAACAAGGAAAAGTGTACAAAGTGAGTGACGCCATTTGGAATACAGCTGGTGGGGTTCTCGCTGCGAACTATATGCTTGATGATATTGAAAAATATTTCCTAAACCAATAG